The genomic segment GTCACCGTCATATTTTGACTGCTTGACGTGGAAAATGACTCCTGGTGACATGAGAGAGTCTTCCACAAACGCATCGTTGGGATTGGTCATGTCAATCTGTCCTTCGCGCTTGGGAGCATAGATGCGCAGAAATCCACGGAAGCGGGCACCCGTGCCGAGCGTCTGCGCCAGTCGTATGCCGAGGATGCCGTATTGGAGGTTGGCAGCATGCAGTTCGAACTCGCCGTCGCCGAGCAGAATCTCATCAATGTGTGTGAGCTGTTCGAAATTGTCGTCCACCCCTTTGAGATGTATCATCGCCTGTTTGTCGTTGAAGACGGCAAGCGCCTGGTCTTCGACGGTCTCCGTGGCAATCTCTATTTGTGGGAGTTGGCGTATCTGGGTGAGGATAGGATCGTCGGCAGGCACCGTCTTTCCTTCCGTCGGGATAATCTTGATTTGTGGGTCGAACTGGGTGAAGAACGATTCGACAAGGTCGTGAAATCCGTTGAACACGCTGAGTGTGACCACGAGTGCCATCGTTGCCACAGCGACACCCGTTGCCGAAATGGCGCTGATAATGTTGATGGCGTGTGTGCTCTTTTTTGAGAAGAGATGTCGTCGTGCGATGTAGAACGGGAAAGACATGTGCTCGGGGTGGTGATAGGTGGTTTATTCGTTCTTGTCGCTCTCGGGCTCTTTCGGCTGCTGGCTGCTGAGAAGGCTATCGATGTGTTCGATGTAGTCGAGTGAGTCGTCAAGGAAGAAGCGCAGTTCGGGAATGATGCGCAGTTGGTAGCGCAGTCGTGTGCCGAGCTGGTATCGGATAGCTTTCTCGTTCTTTCCGATGTTTTCCAGGATTTCTTTACCTTTCTCAGACGGGAAGATGCTCAGATAGGAGGTGCAGATGCTGAGGTCTGGCGATATTTTGGTGCGTGTGACGCTGACGATGACGCCGTGCGTCATTCTCGTTTGGCTCTGGAATATCTGTGCGAGTTCCTTTTGTATCAGTCGTGCTACGCGATTTTTTCTGGTATCCTGCATAATATATATAATAAGGTGTGGGTTAGCGCAGGTCAAGGTGTTCCACGAGTATGTCCTCGTTGAGGAAAATCTGTGCGTTTTCCTTGAACTTCTGCGGATGTTCGGTTGTCAGGTAGTGGATGCGTCCGCCTTCGGTGCATTTCCGTTGTATGTCGTCGTGGCGCTGTAGGTAATCCTTCAGGCTTCGTGCCACGTATTCGCCCTGCGGTACGATTTGTATGCCCTGCGGTGTGAATTGCCGGATTTTATTCATCAGCAGCGGATAATGCGTGCATCCGAGGATGATGGTATCTATCTGCGGGTCTTTTTGGAGAAGTTGCCGGATGCGCTTTTCTACGAAGTAATCGGCACCGGGACTTTCAAACTCGTTGTATTCGACGAGCGGTACCCAGAAGGGACATGCCACCCCCGTGACGTGTATGTCGGGGAAGAGTTTGCGCACTTCCAGTGTGTAGCTTTCGCTGCGTATCGTCCCTTCTGTGGCAAGAACTCCGATGTGTCGGCTGTTTGTCAGTGAGCCTATCACTTCGGTGGTGGGGCGTATGATGCCGAGCACCCTCCGTTGCTTGTCCCAGTTGGGGAGGTCGTTCTGTTGAATGGTTCTCAGAGCTTTTGCCGAAGCGGTGTTACAAGCCAGGATGACGAGGTGGCATCCCATGTCGAACAGTTTGCTGACCGCCTGACGGGTAAATTCATACACGACATCGTAGGAGCGTGAACCGTAGGGTGCACGTGCATTGTCGCCGAGATAGAGGTAGTCGTATTGCGGCAGCATGCTGCGAATGGCGTGCAGGATGGTCAGTCCTCCGTAGCCGGAGTCGAATATTCCAATGGGTCCTGGTGAATCTGAGAACGGCATGAGGGTAGGGGATTATTTGAGTGCGTCTTTGATGAGTGTCGTGATGTTTTCCGCCATGCTGGAATCGACGTATGGACAGGCATTGTTATCCGTGTTGAGGATAAAGGCATAGCCTCTCTGTCTGCCAATCTCCTGAACGATGGCGTTAAGTCTCTTCCTTACCGGCTCGTAGGCTTCTTGTTCAGCCTGTTTCAGCAGTCGCTCAGTCTCTTGTCTGAAGGTGATGTTTTTCTCCATCAGTTCCTGCAATTCTGCCTGGCGTTTCTGTAGGATGCTGGGTGCGAAGCTGCGCTGACCTTCAAGAAATTCTTCGTATTTATTGTTGAATTCGTTCTCAGCACGTTTCATTTCATTATCGTACTGCTGCCGTAGCGTGTTGATGTTGTTTTGCGCTTCGATGTAGTCGGGCATCGATTTGAGGACTTCGTCGTAGCTGAAATAGCCGAACCGCTGTGCAGCGACCATCATGGGCAGTGCGATGAGTGTGGCGATGAGGAATAGCTTTTTGGTCATGGGGTGTTTGTTTTTTTAGTGTATAGTCTTTAGGCAAAGAAGGGCAAGCTTTCTTGCCTGCCCTGTCTTATGCCTGTTTCGGTATTATTTCAGCTTGTTGTACTCGGCTTTCACTTCGGCAGTCACATCCTTGCTAATGGCATCGTTTACGTAGAGCGGCTGTCCAGCTTCTTTCTCCATGATGTAAACGTATCCTCCGGTCTTTGCAACATTTTGGATAGCTGTGCGTACTTTCTCGATAATCGGTCCGAGTTTTTCCTGTTGCATCTTGTTGTAAGCCGTCTGGTTGTCCTGTGCAGCTTGTTGTATTTTTGTGTACATGTCTTGCAGGGACTTTTCTGTTTCAGCTTGTTTGGTAGGATTCATGGTGCTTTTCGTCTTTTCATAATCCTCCGCTTTGCGCTGCAGTTCTTCTTGCAGTCCTTTGAGTTCGTTCTCATAGATTTTTCCCTGTGCCTCGAGTTCGCTCTGAACCTTGATGGCTTCAGGAAGTGACTGGATGAACGACTGCGAATCGATGTGTCCGAATTTCTGTGCAAACAGTGTCATCGGAGCCAACATCATTAACATAATAAGTGTCTTTTTCATTTCTTTGTTCTATTAAATGATTGATTAAATTCTTGTTATTACTCTCTTTAATTGGCTTGCAAATATACAATTTTTAATTGGAATAGCCTAACTTTTCAAGCACTTCGTTTGAAATATCGATTTTCGGGGAGCCGAAAATGATGCCTGTATCGCTTGCACGGTCGATGACGAGCGAGTATCCGTGGCGTTCGGAAATTTCTTTCACGACGTTGTAGATTTCCTCTTGGATGGGGCTCATCAGGCTCTCACGCTTTTTGAAGAGTTCGCCTTCGGGTCCGAAATACTTACGTTTCAGTTCGCCGGCTTCCTTTTCTTTCTGCATGATTGCTTCTTGCCGTGCGGTCTTCTGTTCCTGTGAGAGGAAGACCACTTCGTTCTGGTAGTTCTTGTACATGGTGGCAGCCTCCGTGTTGAGCGCCTCTACTTCTGCTTGCCACTTCTTTGAAACTTGGTTCAACTGTTCGTTGGCACGTTCGTATGCTGGTATTTTGGCAAGGATGTATTCCATGTCGAGCAATGCGAACTTCTGTGCACTTGCCGTTATTGCTGCTACAGCAAAAAGGCATATCATCATTACTTTTTTCATAAACTTCTTCTCCTATTTGTTTTTTATATCATTCTCTTTTTTGACGTGACTCTGTCGCTTTGGTTTATTTTCCCGTCAGCCCCGGCTATTAGAATTCTTGACCAAGGATGAAGTGGAACTGACTGCCACCTTTCTTACGCGTCTGTCCGTCGAACACCTTGTCGAATCCGTATGCCCAGTCGATACCCATCATGCCGACCATCGGGAGGAAGATTCTTACACCGACGCCCGCAGAACGTTTCATGTCGAAAGGATTGAATTTCTTGACGTCGTACCATGCGTTACCTGCTTCGAGGAAGGTCAGTCCGTAGATGGTCGTATTGCCGAGCATGAAGGGGTAGCGCAATTCCAACGTGAAGCGGTTGTATGCGTAGGCATAGTAGCTGGCACCGTTGCTGGCGTTGATAGAGATGACGCCATTGTCGTATCCGCGCAGTCCGACGGTCTCCTCGGAAAAGCCTGAAGAATAGCCCGACATACCGTCGCCACCGACATAGAATGTCTCGAACGGCGATTTCTTATATTTGTTGTAGGAACCGAGCAGACCGAACTCAACACGGGTCATGAGCACGAAACACTTCTGGGCGTTGTTGAGTGCCGTGAACGTACGTGCCTTGAATTTCCACTTGTGGAATTCCACCCAGCGGTATTTTTCCTTCAGTTCATCCTGGTAGGTGGGCGATTGTGGGTTGGTTCCCATGTTTTTATAGTCTTTCTTGTCCCATTTCGACCATGGTGGCGTGAAGGTGACCGAAGCAGAAAATTCCGAACCGCGTCGTGGATAGAGTTGGTTGTCGGTAGATGTTCGGTTGAGGGCGATGGTGAAACTCAGGTTGTTGGAAGCACCGTTCGTAATCATCAAATACTGCCAGTTCCTCATCATATAGCGGGTGTATGACAAGTTCAGCGAAAGGGTGAAATAGTCGTCTGGCCAGCGCAGGCGTTTACCCCATCCGACATTCGCTCCGAAAATACGGATATATCTATCGGGGTCGTAGTAATCCTCATAGTTACTATAATAGCCGTTATAGTTTCCGATGCCATACATATAACTATTATAGTTGTTCAGCAACGCATTGTTGTAGTAGTTGCTTGACACGTCGGTCTGTTTTGAGTAGAATAAGCCGACGCTGAACTGAATGGGGCGTTTGCCACCGAACCATCCGGTAGAATAACTGGTGTTGTACGACTGGTAGTAAGTTCCGTTGGTCTGTGCACCGATGGAGAGCACCTCGCCGTCGCCGATAGGCAGAATGCCGCGGTGTTCCTTGTTCTTGCGGAAGAGGTTTGCCATGGAGAAGTTGTTCAGTTTCAGACCGACACGTCCGATAATACCTGGCTGTCCCCATCCCAGTGAAAGTTCAATCTGGTCGTTTGATTTCTGTTCGAGGTTCCAGTTGATGTCAACGGTTCCGTTTTCCGCATTCGGTTTAACATCGGGACTCACCTTTTCGGGGTCGAAGTGTCCCATGGACGACAACTCGCGGGCGGAACGCATCAGCGCATCTTTGGAGAACAGGTCGCCGGGTTTCACGCGGAGTTCGCGACGCACGACGTTCTCGTAGAGGCGGTCGTTACCATTGATTCGCACTTTGTTGATACGCGCCTGCGGTCCTTCCTGGATACGCATCTCGAGGTCAATGGAGTCGCCTACGATATTGATTTCCGTCGGTTGAAGATTATAGAACACATAACCCGTGTTCCAATAGTTGTTACCCACGGCATCTTCGTCCTCCGTGAGTCGTTTGTCCAACAGTTTTTGGTTATACACGTCGCCCTTCTGTATGCCGAGCACGGCACTGAGATAGTCAGTCGAGAACACGGTGTTGCCGACCCATGTGATGTTGCGGATGTAGTATTTCTTTCCTTCATCCACTTTGATGAAGATATTGACGTGCTTGTCGTCGTTATTCCATACGCTGTCTTCCAAGATGGTGGCATCCCGATAGCCCAACTCGTTGTATTTCGCGATGAGGTTTTGCTTATCTTCCTTCCAGCGTTCGGGCGTGTACTTCTTTTTCTTCAGGAAAGAAGACAGTTTTCCTGCTTCGTGAATGTTCTTGAACGCACCTTTTCTGAACAGTCCGCCCTTCACTTTTGCGTCAGTCAGCTGTTCGTTGCCTTCGATGGTGATGTTGCGCACTTTCATCTTCTCCTTTTTATCGACGTCGATATCGAGAATGACCTGATTCTTGTGTGCGACGTCATCGCGTTGCAGGATCTTGATGTCCGCATTCTTATATCCTTTGTCGTCGAAGTATTTCTTCGCCAGAAAGCGCGCCCTGTCGATGATGTTGGGAGTAACCTGTCCGCCTCTCAACAATCCGAGCTTCTGTTCCAGGTCTTCCCGTTCCGACTTCTTTACGCCGCTGTAGTTGATGGTTGATACGCGGGGACGGGTGGCGAGGTGTATGCACAGGTAGATGCTGTCGCCAACGATGGAGTCCGCCGTGATGGATACTTTCGAGAAAAGCCCGTGTCTCCAATAGCGTTTGACGGCGTCGGTCACTTCGCTGCCTGGCACCGTGATTCTCTGTCCGACCGAAAGTCCTGAGATGCCGGTCAGCATGAAGTCTTCATAAACACCTTCTACGCCAGAGATGGCTATTTTCCCGATGATGACGGAACGCGGTGTGCCGGCATAGAGAATGTCGGGTTTGATGATTTTCTCCTGGGCTTCTATGCTGATGGTGCAGAAAATGGCAGCCAGCAAAATAAGTGTCTTCTTTATTGTATTCATTTCCATGTGATTATTCTTGGTTTTGTTCTTCCACTTGTGCTTCGGTCTTTCCGAAACGTCTCTGGCGACTCTGGAAGCTGGCGATGGCTTGTTGCAAGTCGGTTTCGCTGAAATCCGGCCAGTAGGTGTCGCAGAAATAGAGTTCGCTGTATGCTATCTGCCAGAGCAGGTAGTTGGATATGCGGACTTCCCCGCCTGTGCGGATGAGCAGATCGGGGTCGGGCATGAAGTTGGTCTGCATGTGACGGCTGACAAATTCTTCGGTGATGTCTTCCTGTCTGATGCCTCCCGTGCGCAGATTCTTGAGGATGTTTTCCGGCAATTCGCGCATGTCGTTGACCTCACCGACGATCTGGCGGACAGCCTCCGTGATTTCCCACCTGCTGGAGTAGCTCAATGCTGCGACTAGGGTCATGGAGTCGTTCTTTTCTGTCCGTTTCATCGTTTGTTGCAACTTCTCCTGCACTTCGTCGGGCAGGCGTTTCAGGTCGCCGATAACTCGGAAGCGCACATTGTTTTTCATGAAGATTTCGTCCTCCAACGATGTGAGAACGAGTCCCATCAACGCATTGATTTCGTCCGTCGGGCGGTTCCAGTTTTCTGTCGAGAAAGTATATAATGTCAGGAATTTGACACCCAGTCGGACACACTCAGCCGTGATTCGTCTCACGGTTTCCACGCCGGCTTGATGCCCATAGTTGCGTGGTTTGTTCTGCTGCATAGCCCAACGGCCATTGCCGTCCATGATGATGGCAATGTGTTGCGGTATCCGGTTTTTGTCAAGCGTTATATTCATGTCCGTTGTTTCTTAGTCGTTATCGTTGTGACAGGTCTTGCACTTTGCCATGAAGCTGTAGGTGATGGTCACCTGCAGGGCGGAATAGCAGTCGGTGTTTTTGAACGCACCCTTGCTTTTGATGAAATACGGGTCTTTCATGCCGTCGAGTTCGTCGCTCAGAGAGAAGTGTATGCGCCATTCCACGCCGAGGTTGATGCGGTCAGCCACTTTGTATTTCACGCCCAGTCCTATCGGGATGTTGGCGGTGAAAATATCTTTCTTGTCGGCTTTCACATAGGTTGCTCCGATGCCTCCGAAGACGAACGGTGTGAGTTTCTTTGCTCCCCAGTATTCACGTCCTGTTCCGTATGGCCAGAAGTTGTATTCGTATGTGATGTCTGCATTGACCAGTGTGTTGTCGAAGGTGTAAGGTGTCTGTTCCAGTTCGGGATAGTAGGTTTCCGCATCTTTGGAAGAGCCTTTCATCTTTCCGTAGCTGATGTTGGCACGCAGTCCCATGTAGGGGTTGAAGAGTCTTCTCACGACGATGGATGCCGAGGGCTGAATGTTTTTCGTGAGCGAGCCGTTGAAGTCGCCCAGGTAGTTCATTCCCCCCACGCCGGCACCGATTTCCATCAGGTATTCGGGTTCTTGCTGTGCACTCATGCGTATGGTGCAGGCAAGCAGGATGATGAGAAGGATGCTCTTTTTGGTCATGTTCAGGATTTTTAATGCTGATTATTTTTCAGTTTCCCAACCCAATTTGTTAAGTCGTCCGCGCCACACTTGTCCGTTGTCGCCGCGAATGAGCCAGATGAAGTTATCGTGGTCAACGGTCAGTGCGAACGTTGTGTCAACGCCACTCAGTCCTGTCGGCAGCGGGATGCGTGTGTCGCCAGCCCAGCTGATGCCGCCGTCGTAGCTTGCGTAGAACATATAGAATGGGGTGGTGGTGCAGGCTCCGATGCCTTTTCCGCCGAGCGCCACGATGGCATCTCCATACGCGAAGGCGGTCAGACCGCTCAAGCGTGGCAGTTGCTGAGCTGCACTTGTTCCATCATAATACATCCAAGTGCTGTTGGTGTTGTTGTCATATTCGATGATTTTTCCCCAGATCTGCGCAGCAGCGTCCGATGCGTATTCCTCTACGCTGCGGTTTCCGATAAGTACCAGTCGGGCTGCATTATTGTTGGTCCGCAGGGCGGAAAGTGTGTAGCTGATGTCTTGTGAAGGAAGGAACGTGTTGCCGTTGTCGAGCGTTTCCGTGCTCCATGAGCAGTTGTAGCCTTCCTGAGTGTCCGACCGCACAAGTTCGCCATTGTTGTTGAGCGCATAAAGGTGCTCTCCGTCGGAAGCCAAGAGCGCTGTGAGGGCGTCCTGTCCGGTTTCAACCGTGGTATTGGGCTTGCCGTCTTCCTGTGTGGTGACGATATAGGTGTCGCCTGTCTTTGCCCGGAGGAAGATGTTTCCGTTGTGGCTGAGCAGATTTTTATAAGCATCTGCGGGGAATGTCATCCCGTATTCGGTCCAGTTGGAGCCGTCGCTGATGGCGGTATAGTAAAGTTTGGTCTGTGCACCACTGTTTCCTGCCACGTAGATGTAGTTCTTGCAAGCCACAGCTTTCATTCCGTCCAGGGTAGAGAAGAGGTTGTTCGTGCTAATGTTTTTCCATTTGAACACGTCGCCGTCTTCCTGATGGACGTTGATTTTCACCGTATAGGCGCGGTAGCCGGAGCCGTCCGGGGCATAGACGCGCATCTCTCTCGGCTGTGAGAAATCGATGGAGTCGGTGGTCGAATAGGTGTTCAGCGAGTCGCTGTTCATGCTCTTGATGACCACACTTCCCCTGCTGGTGATGTTGCAGATTACGTGTTTCACGTCTGTTCCGTACGGCAGTGAATCCGTGTTGTATATCAGCAGGTTCTCCTGGTCCACGTGGAAACTGTACAGGCTACCCGAATATGTTTTCTTGTAGATACTGTCAGCTCCTGTTGAAGAGGTGGTGTGCAGGTATCTGTTCAGGGTTCCCAGCGAGAAGGCGGTGATTGCCATATCGCTGGAGTATGTGTAGTTTTCCTCGTCGTCACCTAAACAGGATGTGAAAACGAGTGCGACAGATAGCAATGTCAGGAAAAGCGAATGTCTTTTTTTCATGTCTTTTTCTTTTTTATAATCAGTCATCGGAATGTCGGGCAACGGTCAGGATGATATGCCGATGTCGCCCGTCTTGCTTCATGGTGTGGAGCAAGACTTGCCGATTTGGATGCAAATTTAATCAGAATTCCGCAAAAAAAACGAGTTTTTCGGTTAATATTGTGTGAAATATTGATTAAATGAGGATTTTTTAAGTTATGTTTAGGTTTTAGGCGCCAATATTTCGGATAAAACGAGGAATATTAACATTAACGTAGGTTCGGTAAATACAAATCAGCATTAGTTGGAGAAGAGAGGGGATGCCCTAAATCAGTCGGGTATGCCGATACCCCTCGCAGGGTGACAATCATCGAGGTGGTGATTGGTGTATCAACCCGCATGAACTGATTATCAAATAGAAAGGGCATGTCCGAAGACACGCCCCTTCCGATATCAATGCATTAAGATAATACTAGAGTTTCGGACCTGCTGCAACGAGTGCTTTTCCGGCTTCGTTTCCTTCGTATTTTGCGAAGTTCTTGATGAAGCGTCCTGCAAGGTCTTTTGCTTTCTCTTCCCATTCTGCGGGGTTTGCGTATGTGTCGCGCGGGTCGAGGATGTTGGTGTCAACCCCTTCGAGTTCTGTCGGCACTTCGAAGTTGAAGTAAGGAATCTTCTTCGTCGGAGCCTTCAGGATAGCGCCGCCCAGGATGGCGTCGATGATGCCGCGGGTGTCTTTGATAGAGATACGTTTGCCGCTGCCGTTCCAACCTGTGTTCACGAGGTATGCCTTGGCGCCGCTCTTCTCCATGCGTTTCACCAGTTCTTCTGCATATTTCGTCGGGTGCAGTTCGAGGAATGCCTGTCCGAAACATGCTGAGAAGGTCGGTGTCGGTTCGGTGATGCCGCGCTCTGTTCCTGCGAGCTTTGCGGTGAAGCCAGAGAGGAAATAATACTTCGTCTGCTCCGGAGTCAGGATGCTGACAGGAGGCAGTACGCCGAATGCGTCGGCAGAGAGGAAGATAACGTTCTGCGCTTCAGGACCGGCGCTCTTGCCGTTCACTTTGGCAACGATTTTCTCGATGTGGTCGATAGGATAGCTGACACGGGTGTTCTCGGTCACGCTCTTGTCGGCGAAATCAATCTTGCCATTCTCGTCAACCGTCACGTTCTCGAGCAGTGCGTTGCGCTTGATGGCGTTGTAGATATCGGGCTCGCTCTCTTTGTCGAGGTTGATGACTTTCGCATAGCATCCGCCTTCGAAGTTGAACACGCCGTTGTCGTCCCATCCGTGCTCGTCGTCACCGATGAGCAGACGCTTCGGGTCGGTAGAGAGGGTGGTCTTACCCGTGCCTGACAGTCCGAAGAAGATGGCGGTGTTCTTGCCTTCCATGTCGGTGTTGGCAGAGCAGTGCATAGAAGCGATGCCTTGCAGCGGGAGGAAGTAGTTCATCATGGAGAACATACCTTTTTTCATCTCGCCGCCATACCAAGTATTGATAATCACCTGCTCGCGGCTTGTTGTATTGAAAGCCACGCAGGTTTCAGAGTTCAGACCCAGTTCCTTGTAGTTTTCAACCTTTGCCTTCGATGCGTTGTAAATGACGAAGTTGGGCTCGAAGTTCTCCAGTTCTTCCTTGGTCGGCTGGATGAACATGTTCGTCACGAAGTGAGCCTGCCATGCCACTTCCACGATGAAGCGCACAGCCAGACGGGTGCCTTCGTTGGCGCCGCAGAATGCGTCAACCACGTACAGGTTCTTGTTGCAGAGTTCTTTGATGGCGATGTCTTTCACCGTAGCCCATACTTCTTCGCTCATGGGGTGGTTGTCGTTCTTGTACTCCTCGGTGGTCCACCACACTTTGTCTTTCGACTGCTCGTCGCAAACGATGTACTTGTCTTTTGGTGAGCGACCGGTGTAGATACCTGTCATCACGTTGACAGCGTTGAGTTCGGTGTTCTGACCTTTGTCGAAACCGGTCAGACCGGCTTTTGTCTCTTCCTCATAGAGGAATTCATACGATGGATTGTGGGCAATCACGGTAGAACCGGTAATGCCATACTGTGTCAAATCTAACTTTGCCATGTTTTGTTTATTATGATTATTAGTTATTATGATATTTTCTATTTTCAGACTGCAAAGTTACGAAAATATACTGAACGGAACATCATTTTGTTCGTCTTTTTTTATTTTTCCTTTCAAATTGTTTGATTCTGGGGGCTATTTGACAAGAAAATTCTTTTTCTTGGCGTGGCGGCTGGTTCGGATTTTAATAGTCCCGGTTGATGAGTTGGTCGG from the Prevotella sp. Rep29 genome contains:
- a CDS encoding OmpH family outer membrane protein produces the protein MTKKLFLIATLIALPMMVAAQRFGYFSYDEVLKSMPDYIEAQNNINTLRQQYDNEMKRAENEFNNKYEEFLEGQRSFAPSILQKRQAELQELMEKNITFRQETERLLKQAEQEAYEPVRKRLNAIVQEIGRQRGYAFILNTDNNACPYVDSSMAENITTLIKDALK
- the murI gene encoding glutamate racemase; the encoded protein is MPFSDSPGPIGIFDSGYGGLTILHAIRSMLPQYDYLYLGDNARAPYGSRSYDVVYEFTRQAVSKLFDMGCHLVILACNTASAKALRTIQQNDLPNWDKQRRVLGIIRPTTEVIGSLTNSRHIGVLATEGTIRSESYTLEVRKLFPDIHVTGVACPFWVPLVEYNEFESPGADYFVEKRIRQLLQKDPQIDTIILGCTHYPLLMNKIRQFTPQGIQIVPQGEYVARSLKDYLQRHDDIQRKCTEGGRIHYLTTEHPQKFKENAQIFLNEDILVEHLDLR
- a CDS encoding OmpH family outer membrane protein; its protein translation is MKKVMMICLFAVAAITASAQKFALLDMEYILAKIPAYERANEQLNQVSKKWQAEVEALNTEAATMYKNYQNEVVFLSQEQKTARQEAIMQKEKEAGELKRKYFGPEGELFKKRESLMSPIQEEIYNVVKEISERHGYSLVIDRASDTGIIFGSPKIDISNEVLEKLGYSN
- the pckA gene encoding phosphoenolpyruvate carboxykinase (ATP), which encodes MAKLDLTQYGITGSTVIAHNPSYEFLYEEETKAGLTGFDKGQNTELNAVNVMTGIYTGRSPKDKYIVCDEQSKDKVWWTTEEYKNDNHPMSEEVWATVKDIAIKELCNKNLYVVDAFCGANEGTRLAVRFIVEVAWQAHFVTNMFIQPTKEELENFEPNFVIYNASKAKVENYKELGLNSETCVAFNTTSREQVIINTWYGGEMKKGMFSMMNYFLPLQGIASMHCSANTDMEGKNTAIFFGLSGTGKTTLSTDPKRLLIGDDEHGWDDNGVFNFEGGCYAKVINLDKESEPDIYNAIKRNALLENVTVDENGKIDFADKSVTENTRVSYPIDHIEKIVAKVNGKSAGPEAQNVIFLSADAFGVLPPVSILTPEQTKYYFLSGFTAKLAGTERGITEPTPTFSACFGQAFLELHPTKYAEELVKRMEKSGAKAYLVNTGWNGSGKRISIKDTRGIIDAILGGAILKAPTKKIPYFNFEVPTELEGVDTNILDPRDTYANPAEWEEKAKDLAGRFIKNFAKYEGNEAGKALVAAGPKL
- a CDS encoding FtsX-like permease family protein, whose product is MSFPFYIARRHLFSKKSTHAINIISAISATGVAVATMALVVTLSVFNGFHDLVESFFTQFDPQIKIIPTEGKTVPADDPILTQIRQLPQIEIATETVEDQALAVFNDKQAMIHLKGVDDNFEQLTHIDEILLGDGEFELHAANLQYGILGIRLAQTLGTGARFRGFLRIYAPKREGQIDMTNPNDAFVEDSLMSPGVIFHVKQSKYDGDYIIAPIAFARNLFDQQGMLSSLELRVTDDANISQVKKQIKQIAGTKYQVLDRYEQQAETFNIMNIEKMIAYIFLTFILTVAAFNIIGSLTMLIIDKKEDVNTLRNLGATEKQVAHIFTLEGMIISIAGALIGTVLALLLCYLQQRYSLVTLGQSEGSFVVNAYPVSVHASDILLTLITVTIISYLSVRYPVRYLSKRFL
- a CDS encoding OmpH family outer membrane protein — translated: MKKTLIMLMMLAPMTLFAQKFGHIDSQSFIQSLPEAIKVQSELEAQGKIYENELKGLQEELQRKAEDYEKTKSTMNPTKQAETEKSLQDMYTKIQQAAQDNQTAYNKMQQEKLGPIIEKVRTAIQNVAKTGGYVYIMEKEAGQPLYVNDAISKDVTAEVKAEYNKLK
- a CDS encoding isoprenyl transferase produces the protein MNITLDKNRIPQHIAIIMDGNGRWAMQQNKPRNYGHQAGVETVRRITAECVRLGVKFLTLYTFSTENWNRPTDEINALMGLVLTSLEDEIFMKNNVRFRVIGDLKRLPDEVQEKLQQTMKRTEKNDSMTLVAALSYSSRWEITEAVRQIVGEVNDMRELPENILKNLRTGGIRQEDITEEFVSRHMQTNFMPDPDLLIRTGGEVRISNYLLWQIAYSELYFCDTYWPDFSETDLQQAIASFQSRQRRFGKTEAQVEEQNQE
- a CDS encoding DUF6089 family protein: MTKKSILLIILLACTIRMSAQQEPEYLMEIGAGVGGMNYLGDFNGSLTKNIQPSASIVVRRLFNPYMGLRANISYGKMKGSSKDAETYYPELEQTPYTFDNTLVNADITYEYNFWPYGTGREYWGAKKLTPFVFGGIGATYVKADKKDIFTANIPIGLGVKYKVADRINLGVEWRIHFSLSDELDGMKDPYFIKSKGAFKNTDCYSALQVTITYSFMAKCKTCHNDND
- a CDS encoding outer membrane protein assembly factor, translating into MNTIKKTLILLAAIFCTISIEAQEKIIKPDILYAGTPRSVIIGKIAISGVEGVYEDFMLTGISGLSVGQRITVPGSEVTDAVKRYWRHGLFSKVSITADSIVGDSIYLCIHLATRPRVSTINYSGVKKSEREDLEQKLGLLRGGQVTPNIIDRARFLAKKYFDDKGYKNADIKILQRDDVAHKNQVILDIDVDKKEKMKVRNITIEGNEQLTDAKVKGGLFRKGAFKNIHEAGKLSSFLKKKKYTPERWKEDKQNLIAKYNELGYRDATILEDSVWNNDDKHVNIFIKVDEGKKYYIRNITWVGNTVFSTDYLSAVLGIQKGDVYNQKLLDKRLTEDEDAVGNNYWNTGYVFYNLQPTEINIVGDSIDLEMRIQEGPQARINKVRINGNDRLYENVVRRELRVKPGDLFSKDALMRSARELSSMGHFDPEKVSPDVKPNAENGTVDINWNLEQKSNDQIELSLGWGQPGIIGRVGLKLNNFSMANLFRKNKEHRGILPIGDGEVLSIGAQTNGTYYQSYNTSYSTGWFGGKRPIQFSVGLFYSKQTDVSSNYYNNALLNNYNSYMYGIGNYNGYYSNYEDYYDPDRYIRIFGANVGWGKRLRWPDDYFTLSLNLSYTRYMMRNWQYLMITNGASNNLSFTIALNRTSTDNQLYPRRGSEFSASVTFTPPWSKWDKKDYKNMGTNPQSPTYQDELKEKYRWVEFHKWKFKARTFTALNNAQKCFVLMTRVEFGLLGSYNKYKKSPFETFYVGGDGMSGYSSGFSEETVGLRGYDNGVISINASNGASYYAYAYNRFTLELRYPFMLGNTTIYGLTFLEAGNAWYDVKKFNPFDMKRSAGVGVRIFLPMVGMMGIDWAYGFDKVFDGQTRKKGGSQFHFILGQEF
- the rbfA gene encoding 30S ribosome-binding factor RbfA; amino-acid sequence: MQDTRKNRVARLIQKELAQIFQSQTRMTHGVIVSVTRTKISPDLSICTSYLSIFPSEKGKEILENIGKNEKAIRYQLGTRLRYQLRIIPELRFFLDDSLDYIEHIDSLLSSQQPKEPESDKNE
- a CDS encoding DUF6242 domain-containing protein produces the protein MKKRHSLFLTLLSVALVFTSCLGDDEENYTYSSDMAITAFSLGTLNRYLHTTSSTGADSIYKKTYSGSLYSFHVDQENLLIYNTDSLPYGTDVKHVICNITSRGSVVIKSMNSDSLNTYSTTDSIDFSQPREMRVYAPDGSGYRAYTVKINVHQEDGDVFKWKNISTNNLFSTLDGMKAVACKNYIYVAGNSGAQTKLYYTAISDGSNWTEYGMTFPADAYKNLLSHNGNIFLRAKTGDTYIVTTQEDGKPNTTVETGQDALTALLASDGEHLYALNNNGELVRSDTQEGYNCSWSTETLDNGNTFLPSQDISYTLSALRTNNNAARLVLIGNRSVEEYASDAAAQIWGKIIEYDNNTNSTWMYYDGTSAAQQLPRLSGLTAFAYGDAIVALGGKGIGACTTTPFYMFYASYDGGISWAGDTRIPLPTGLSGVDTTFALTVDHDNFIWLIRGDNGQVWRGRLNKLGWETEK